From Anaeromicrobium sediminis, one genomic window encodes:
- a CDS encoding Na+/H+ antiporter NhaC family protein, protein MEHMGFLSLIPPLLAIIVSILTKNVIVSLFLGSFVGILIMSNGMVITATQTIIGDYFFKQLTDSYNAGVLVLLVFIGGFVALMEKSGGSAAFAEKAAKFINTRVKTQLAAWIGGIIVFFSDLGTPLIVGPIFEPIFDKGKVSREKLAWIIDSTASPVAVLVPFIGWGVYVMGLIQKEFESLNIMESDWSAFVHAIPFQFYPILTILMVPLVAFTGLEFGAMAKAEKRVREIGELFWYNSKPMRKSENMKEIQNIKSSAMLVWLPILVLLVTLFGLLIPHGFPFKKVSGSVFRVALSTGYLFAGILLIIMMKYYKVKKLQEAFEVYIYGMQKMMYVAITLVLAWSLGNVIKNMGTANYIIEIMDGTVPSYFVPILIFIVGGCMSFATGSSWGTFAVMIPLAIPMSHHLGAPLYACIGAVLSGGLFGDHCSPISDTTILASTGAGCDHIDHVKTQLPYAIVNAVAALIAYIMAGITGSASTLMIAIVIMIISVVVISKLQRKNKANRKSDKDQMA, encoded by the coding sequence ATGGAACATATGGGATTTTTATCGTTAATTCCACCTTTGTTAGCAATTATAGTATCTATTTTAACAAAGAATGTAATCGTATCATTATTCTTAGGAAGTTTTGTTGGAATTCTTATTATGTCAAATGGAATGGTGATAACAGCAACACAGACAATTATTGGAGACTATTTCTTTAAGCAGCTTACGGATAGTTATAATGCAGGCGTATTGGTATTACTGGTATTTATTGGTGGATTTGTAGCTTTGATGGAGAAATCAGGAGGATCAGCTGCATTTGCAGAAAAAGCAGCAAAATTTATAAACACAAGAGTAAAAACACAACTTGCAGCTTGGATTGGAGGAATTATAGTATTTTTCTCTGACCTTGGAACCCCCTTAATCGTAGGACCAATTTTTGAACCAATTTTTGATAAAGGTAAGGTTTCAAGAGAAAAACTAGCATGGATTATAGACTCTACTGCATCTCCAGTGGCGGTATTAGTACCCTTTATAGGTTGGGGTGTATATGTAATGGGTCTTATTCAAAAGGAATTCGAAAGCTTGAATATAATGGAATCAGATTGGAGTGCTTTTGTGCACGCTATACCTTTTCAGTTTTATCCAATTCTCACTATACTGATGGTTCCTTTGGTAGCTTTTACAGGTTTAGAGTTTGGGGCCATGGCAAAGGCTGAAAAGAGAGTGAGAGAAATAGGGGAATTATTTTGGTACAATTCAAAACCAATGAGAAAGTCAGAAAATATGAAAGAGATTCAGAACATAAAAAGTAGTGCTATGCTTGTATGGCTACCTATATTAGTTTTATTGGTAACTTTATTTGGTTTGTTAATTCCACATGGTTTTCCATTTAAAAAAGTATCTGGAAGTGTATTCAGAGTAGCATTGAGTACAGGTTACTTATTTGCAGGGATACTATTAATTATTATGATGAAATATTATAAAGTAAAAAAGTTACAAGAAGCTTTTGAAGTATATATATATGGTATGCAAAAGATGATGTACGTGGCTATTACATTAGTATTAGCATGGTCATTAGGAAACGTTATTAAAAATATGGGAACGGCTAATTACATAATAGAAATTATGGATGGAACAGTACCTTCTTATTTTGTACCCATATTAATTTTTATAGTTGGTGGGTGTATGTCTTTCGCAACTGGTAGTTCATGGGGAACATTTGCAGTTATGATTCCTTTAGCAATTCCTATGTCACATCATCTTGGGGCACCATTATATGCATGTATTGGAGCAGTCCTTTCAGGAGGATTGTTTGGAGATCATTGTTCTCCTATTTCTGATACAACAATACTAGCATCTACAGGAGCAGGATGTGATCATATAGATCATGTAAAAACACAATTACCTTATGCTATAGTAAATGCTGTTGCCGCATTAATTGCATATATAATGGCTGGAATAACTGGAAGTGCATCTACATTGATGATAGCAATTGTTATTATGATTATATCAGTAGTAGTAATTTCAAAATTACAAAGAAAAAATAAAGCAAATAGGAAATCAGATAAAGACCAAATGGCTTAA
- the hcp gene encoding hydroxylamine reductase, translated as MSNMFCYQCQEAAKGVGCSKIGVCGKSADVANSQDLLIYVVKGIAVYGEKLRELGQTDKEVDKFVVDALFTTITNANFDRANIIKKVQKGLEIRDELKAKLIKAGVKVDGATSSSWLSKFMEIIGLGAKEEVKLADAAIFNADSLDQLNEKAKTVGILATENEDIRSLRELLTYGLKGMAAYLHHANNLGYDNDEIHAFMEKALVATLNDELGADDLVGLTLECGKFAVDVMALLDKANTESYGHPEVTKVNIGVRNNPGILISGHDLNDLQQLLEQTKGTGIDVYTHSEMLPAHYYPAFKKYDHFAGNYGNAWWKQNEEFEKFNGPILMTTNCLVTPKKSYKDRVYTTGVVGFDGLTHIHEDENGKKDFSVIIEQAKKCEAPVEIEKGEIVGGFAHNQVMAVADKVVEAVKSGAIKKFFVMAGCDGRVKSRNYYTEFAEKLPKDTVILTAGCAKYKYNKLDLGDIGGIPRVLDAGQCNDSYSLAVIALKLKEVFGLEDINELPIAYNIAWYEQKAVTVLLALLHLGVKNIHLGPTLPAFLSPNVAKVLVDNFGIGGITNVDDDLKMFLG; from the coding sequence ATGAGTAATATGTTTTGTTATCAATGTCAGGAGGCCGCTAAAGGTGTAGGATGTAGTAAGATCGGTGTATGTGGTAAGAGCGCCGATGTTGCCAACTCTCAAGACTTATTAATATATGTAGTAAAGGGAATTGCTGTATACGGAGAAAAATTAAGAGAATTAGGTCAAACGGATAAAGAAGTAGATAAGTTTGTAGTAGATGCATTATTCACAACTATTACTAATGCTAACTTCGACAGAGCTAACATAATTAAGAAAGTGCAAAAGGGATTAGAAATTAGAGATGAATTAAAAGCTAAGTTAATAAAAGCAGGAGTAAAAGTAGATGGAGCTACAAGCTCAAGTTGGTTATCTAAATTTATGGAAATCATCGGACTTGGAGCTAAAGAAGAAGTTAAATTAGCAGACGCTGCTATCTTTAATGCAGACTCTTTAGACCAATTAAATGAAAAAGCTAAGACAGTAGGAATTCTTGCTACTGAAAATGAAGATATTAGATCATTAAGAGAATTATTAACTTATGGCCTAAAAGGTATGGCTGCATACTTACATCATGCAAATAACTTAGGTTATGATAATGATGAAATCCACGCATTCATGGAAAAAGCATTAGTAGCTACTTTAAATGATGAATTAGGTGCAGATGATTTAGTAGGATTAACTCTAGAGTGTGGTAAATTTGCTGTAGATGTAATGGCATTATTAGATAAAGCTAACACAGAGTCATATGGTCACCCAGAAGTAACTAAGGTAAACATTGGAGTTAGAAATAACCCGGGAATCTTAATCAGTGGTCACGACTTAAACGACTTACAACAATTATTAGAGCAAACTAAGGGAACTGGAATAGACGTTTATACTCATAGTGAAATGTTACCAGCTCACTACTACCCAGCATTCAAGAAGTATGATCACTTTGCAGGAAACTATGGAAATGCATGGTGGAAGCAAAATGAAGAATTTGAAAAATTCAATGGTCCAATATTAATGACTACTAACTGTTTAGTAACACCAAAGAAATCATACAAAGATAGAGTTTATACTACAGGTGTAGTAGGATTTGATGGATTAACTCATATTCATGAAGATGAAAATGGAAAGAAAGATTTCTCAGTGATTATAGAACAGGCTAAGAAGTGTGAAGCTCCAGTTGAAATTGAAAAGGGAGAAATCGTTGGTGGATTTGCACACAACCAAGTAATGGCTGTTGCTGATAAAGTAGTAGAAGCTGTTAAATCTGGTGCTATTAAGAAGTTCTTCGTAATGGCAGGTTGTGACGGAAGAGTTAAGAGCAGAAATTACTACACTGAATTTGCAGAAAAATTACCAAAGGATACTGTTATCTTAACTGCAGGTTGTGCAAAATATAAGTACAACAAGTTAGACTTAGGAGACATTGGTGGAATTCCAAGAGTATTAGATGCAGGACAATGTAATGACTCTTACTCATTAGCAGTAATTGCACTTAAATTAAAAGAAGTATTTGGTCTTGAAGATATTAATGAATTACCAATTGCATACAACATTGCATGGTATGAGCAAAAGGCTGTAACAGTATTACTTGCATTACTTCACTTAGGAGTTAAAAACATTCACTTAGGACCAACATTACCAGCATTCTTATCTCCTAATGTGGCTAAAGTATTAGTAGATAACTTTGG